The following are encoded together in the Nyctibius grandis isolate bNycGra1 chromosome 5, bNycGra1.pri, whole genome shotgun sequence genome:
- the UBE2N gene encoding ubiquitin-conjugating enzyme E2 N, giving the protein MAGLPRRIIKETQRLLAEPVPGIKAEPDESNARYFHVVIAGPQDSPFEGGTFKLELFLPEEYPMAAPKVRFMTKIYHPNVDKLGRICLDILKDKWSPALQIRTVLLSIQALLSAPNPDDPLANDVAEQWKTNEAQAIETARAWTRLYAMNNI; this is encoded by the exons gAAACCCAGCGCTTGCTGGCAGAGCCAGTCCCTGGGATAAAAGCAGAGCCAGATGAAAGCAACGCACGTTATTTTCACGTGGTCATTGCAGGTCCACAGGACTCCCCCTTTGAGGGTGGGACATTTAAACTTGAACTATTCCTTCCAGAAGAATATCCAATGGCAGCTCCTAAAGTACGTTTCATGACCAAAATTTATCATCCTAATGTAGACAAGCTGGGAAGAATATGTTTAGATATTTTGAAAG ATAAATGGTCCCCAGCTTTGCAGATTCGTACAGTTCTGCTATCAATCCAGGCTTTGTTAAGCGCTCCCAATCCAGATGATCCACTAGCAAATGATGTAGCTGAGCAATGGAAGACCAATGAAGCCCAAGCCATAGAAACAG ccAGAGCATGGACTAGGCTATATGCCatgaataatatttaa